The sequence below is a genomic window from Legionellales bacterium.
TTGATTCAAGCAACTACAACTAATGAGAATAACAGCCTCAATACTATGCAATATTGCTCTATTAGCTTTGATGTGCATGTTCAAGAAATATTTTATGCGTTATTAAACGGATATACTTTGAATATAGCAACTGAGGCTATGAAGAAAGATGTAACCTTACTATTAAATTTCATCAAAGCGAATAACATTAACGAAATCTTCTTGCCAACCAAGGTATTCGAAATATTTGTTGAGATCATAACTGATGAGGTAACGAGTTTAACAAAAATTTACATCGCGGGTGAAAAGCTGAATGTAAGCAGAGCAGTTAAGTCTTTTATAAAAAATAGCCAAAAAATTAGGTTGGTTAATCAATACGGTCCAACTGAAACACATGTGGTGACTGAATCTTACCTTACAGAAAATAATATTACCAGTAGTTCAATAGGCAAGCCCATTGCCAATACAAAAATCCTGATTTTGAATCAAGAGCAAGAAGTTGTACCAATAGGTGCTTTGGGTGAAATTCATGTGGCTGGCTACGGGGTTTCTCCTGGTTATATGAATCGAGAGGATTTAACCAAGGAACGCTTTATCAAAAATCCTTATTATAGTGAATGGCATCAATCAGAAAATATTTATGCCATCTTATACAAAACAGGAGATCTGGCAAAATGGGATAAAGATGGCATATTGGAGTTTGTGGGGCGGCGAGACTTTCAAGTTAAGGTAAGGGGGTATCGTATTGAGCTAGCTGAAATCGAAACCATACTATCCCAATTTCCTAAGTTAGAACAATGCGTAGTGATATACTTAAATCATAAAGATGAGCAATTATTAGTTGCCTATTATGTTGCAAAAGAGGAAATACCAGATCAAACAATAGTTCAATACCTGTTCACTCAGTTACCCGAGTATATGATTCCGAGTGTTTACGTCTATCTGAAACAGATGCCGTTAACTTATAATGGTAAAATTGATCGTGCTCTTCTTCCTATTCCTAACTTAACTACTCTTAATAGAAAACAATACATAGCGCCGCGTAATGAAATTGAACAAATCCTTGCTGGTATTTGGCGTGAAATTTTGGGAGTGGATAAAATTGGTTTAAATGATAGTTTTTTTTCGTTAGGTGCACACTCTCTCAAGTTGATGCAATCCATTATTAAGATTAAACAGATTTTCAATATTGATGTCTCTATAGATGCAATTTTCAAATTTCAATCTATTAAGTCTTTAGCTGCTCATATACAAAGTATGTTATTAAGTGCCTATCCAACTAATTTTGAAATACCTGCCGCATCTGCTAACGATTTAGCACCAATTTCCCTTACCCAAGAACGTTTGTGGGTTGTTGATAAAAATATGCATGGTGATAGCCATCACTATAATATTCCAATGGCCTATCATTTAACGGGAGCTTTAAATGTTGAAGCATTAGCAAAAGCATTTCATTTACTAATTGATCGTCACCAAAGTTTGCGCACTTATTTTGTCGAAGATGAAGACGGCTCAGTCTATCAAAAAATAGTAGATTATGAAAAAGAAGGTAGTTACCCATTTGATATCCTAAAGTTAGATTCAATTGAAGAATGTATGGAAGTTCTTGGTCTGGAGTCACTTCATCAATTTAATCTTAAGAAACCACCATTATTTTATATTAAATTATTTTGCGTTTCTGATAGTGGTGAATATTATCTTTTTATTAATCATCATCATATCATTACAGATGGTTGGTCAATCCAAATATTATTAAGTGAAATATCTACATTGTATAATGTAATTTCCACTGGTGAAATCGATCCGCTAAAGAACTTATTTCCGTTGACAATTCAATATTCAGATTATGCTCGATGGCAAAGGGAATGTTTAAAAGGACGGTGCTTTAACCAATGTAAGGAGTATTGGCGAAAACAATTAAGCGATATGCAACCGTTATTATTACAAACCAAAGGATCTCGGCCAGAAAATTTTTCTTACAACGGTGCTCAATATCATTTTCAATTTTCAAAAGACCTGATGGATAAGTTAAAGCATTTTTCTTTTCAGAATGGTTGTACATTGTTTATGACTTTGCTATCTGGTTTTTCGATCATGTTAGGTCAGGATGCTGATCAAAATGATATCGTTATCGGGACGGCTGTTGCTAACAGAAATGCTCCCTACTTAGAAAACATGATTGGATTTTTTGCTAATATACTGGGCTTGCGTGTCAACTTACAGACATTGAATTATCGTCAGCTATTAATGCAAGTCAAGGAAACATGTTTAGCTGCCTATCAACATCAGGATATCCCATTTAAGGTTTTACTTGATGAATTAGGAATCGAGCGCCAAAAAAGTTATACACCAGTTTTCCAGGTGATGCTGTTGTTACAAGATAGTATTGGCGGCGATACATTATCTTTCAATGGCATAAAAACGGAAAGTGTATTTAGTCATAATGATACTAGCAAGCTTGATTTAATGCTGGGTCTTTCTGAAACAGAGTCAGGTTATCTTGGTATTTTTGAATACAATACTGATTTATTTGATTCAGATACTATTAAGCAAATGGTTTTTCGATATCAAAAGATCTTAAAAAAAATTCTCAAATCCCCAGATGATAGTTTAGATAGTATTACAAGGGGATAGTTTTATGCATAATTTTAGTAAGACCTTAAAGCAATTTGGTTATAAGCAAGAACTGAAGCGTAATTTAAACGTTTGGCAGTTAACTGCTTTTGGCTTGAATTACATGATCCCACTATCTCCAGCTATTTTCTTTGGCTTTGTCCTATTACGATCAGGTGGGACAGTTGTTTTGCCATTTTTTATCGCGGGTATTGCTATACTTTTTACGGCGACTAGTTATTCTTTAATGGTTAGGCATTTTCCTTTAGCGGGATCATTATATAATTTTGTAAGCCGAGCTTGTCACCCATACCTGGGATTTATGGCAGGATGGATTTTGCTGCTTGATTATTTGCTTATTACGACAGTAACTTCCATGAGTGCTTCACTTTATATTCATCAGTTGTTCCCTCAAATTCCATATGAAATAACATTAATTATATTTTTTTGCATAACAGGAGTTATCAATATTCTTGGCATTCAATTGGTTGCTAATTTCGGTCTTATCATGTTGTTATTTATAGAGTTGGTAGTGCTGTCTAGTTTTTTAGTTTGGGGTGATAAGGTTATCCAGCATGCGGGAGTTGATCATTTATTTAGTTTAATGCCTTTTCACTTCAAGAGTGTTGCTTCACTTATAAGTGCCACTTCACTTGCGGTAGCAAGTTATCTAGGGTTTGATGCTATTACTACGTTAGCAGAAGAAGCAAAAAATCCAATTAGAGATATTCCAAAAGCAATTTTTCTATCTATTTTTATAGGTGGATTAACAATGATGCTTACAGGTTATTTAGCTGTATTGGCAATACCTAATTGGCGAGAGTTAATAATCCAACCACATTGGATCGACACAGCATTATTTCATGTTTCTAGGTTAGCAGGGGGGAACAAGTTTGCATTATTTTATTCAATTGGATTCGTAACCAGTATGGCATTATTCAATATTGTGGCAACAGCAGCCACGGCAAGATTATTATATGGCATGGGTCGAGACGGTGTTTTAAATAAGAATATTTTTGCAAAAATTAACAATCGCTGGAAAACACCACACATTAATATTTTGATCATTGTGGTTGTTGGGATTTTATTGGGAAGTACAATAAATTTAGTCGATATTGCTAGTTTAGTAAATTTTGGCGCATTGCTTGGCTTTGCAATATTGAATATATCAGTCATTTATTTTTACTTTACTAATTTTAGAAAAACAGACATTAAAAATAAACCGTATACCATTTTGTTTTATATAATTATCCCTTCATTAGGCTTTGTTAGTATTGTTTGGGTTTTTTCAGGGCTTGATCCACAAACACACAGGGTGGGATTGGTTTGGGTGATATTTGGTTTTATCTATTTAATCCTAAATAGAAAGCAACTATCAAAGATTGAATAAATTTTATGGAGAGAATTTCATGAATAAAGATTACGCCTTTTGCTTCGGTGAAGAGGATCAAAGTAGGCTGGAAATATTAAATGATATTTGTAATGCTGAAAGCCAGGCTTTTCTTTCGCCTTATATAAGAGAAGGGATGAATGTATTGGAGGTGGGCGCTGGACATGGACATATGATACCTTGGTTCTTAGATCAAGTAGGCCATGATGGCAGTGTGACTGCTTTAGATGCTGACAATGAGCAAATAAAAGTTATCAGGTCTAAAATTGATGTTAATAAAAATCTGTTATTAAAAGTAGGTTCTGTTTATGATTTGAATGCTTTAAATGATTTTGATTGTATCTATTGTCGATTTCTATTCATGCATTTAGATGATCCTGATCGAGCACTTAAGAGCATGATTTCAAAATTAAATAAAAATGGCATACTTTTGCTTGAAGAGCCTACCTTATCGAGTAACTTTTGTTATCCTGAATCAAAGCAATATCAAGAAGCTATTAAACTTCTGCTCAAGTTGGGCGAAACTTTTAAACATGATTATGATATTGGATTGAAATTAATAACTAAAGTTAAAAATCTTGGTGGCTTTATTAAGAGCGTCAGTTTTTCTCAACCCGTTTTATATACTAAAGAACGTAAATCAATTTTACGACTTTCATTAAAATCGGCGGCAGAGAAATTTATCAATGCTAATTTAATTGGTACTCAAGAGTTCGAATTTTTGTTGAATAATATTGAAAGTTTAGAAACAAACAATGATTATATTTTTACGCTTTCTAGGCAAACGCAAATAGTTGCTGCTAAGAGCTAATGTATCGAAGGAAATGTTCGTTTAAAAGTCCGTAATAATGTGCCTTATAAACTAAGTGAACCTTATTATGGCACTCAAGTTTATTTTGAGCAGTGCTAAGGTATTTCTCTACCGTTTTATATTCAATTTGCATAAATCTGGCGATTTCTTTGGCGCTATAACCCAGAGAAGTCCAGAAAATTGCTTCCAGCTCTCTTTCAGATACAAGATACTTAAATTTCAGGCTATTATCTATTGAATCGATAGTAGGTATATTTTGAAATATATTAAGGGAGTGCGCTTTGGCAACCGCTTGAAATGTGCTCGTGCAATCAAGTTTTTTTCGGGCCCTTTCTAAAGCTCGATTAACTGATTTTATTGATACGCCTAGTTCTTGTGCGACTTTGTCTGCTGTTAGTCCTTGGCTCGTTTGGTATAGAACTTCCGTTTCTTTTTTAGTTAGCGGTGAATACACAAGTTTTGAGCTAAGAACTTGCTGGAGGATCTCTTGATTCCACAATATTGGATTCCCTTTTAAGAAAGGGCATATCTCGATTAATATGGATTGGAGTCGAGCTATAAGTAAACATGCGAAATCAATAACGTGTTGTCGATGCGTAACATAAAATCGATTGAGATCTAAAATAGGATAGCGTGTGTGTGCGATGATATTAATATCGACTTTGCCTAGCGATTTTAGCATTGAAAATACTTCGTAGATATTAAATGCTTCACAAAATTCATATAATTTTTCTTGCGAATCACTTTTTTTAAAGCTGTTTTGTAAAATATGATCGGTTCCTAGTAGATAGAAGGTCTTTGAAGTGTTAATCGTATCCAGTTTCCATAAGCCCTCTTTATTGTATGGAATTGACCAATTTGGCATGTTGCTTAAAAAAATGGGTGCTTGTGCTGCTGTAAAGATGCCTAAAGAAATATAATCAATTCCAAA
It includes:
- a CDS encoding amino acid permease, translated to MHNFSKTLKQFGYKQELKRNLNVWQLTAFGLNYMIPLSPAIFFGFVLLRSGGTVVLPFFIAGIAILFTATSYSLMVRHFPLAGSLYNFVSRACHPYLGFMAGWILLLDYLLITTVTSMSASLYIHQLFPQIPYEITLIIFFCITGVINILGIQLVANFGLIMLLFIELVVLSSFLVWGDKVIQHAGVDHLFSLMPFHFKSVASLISATSLAVASYLGFDAITTLAEEAKNPIRDIPKAIFLSIFIGGLTMMLTGYLAVLAIPNWRELIIQPHWIDTALFHVSRLAGGNKFALFYSIGFVTSMALFNIVATAATARLLYGMGRDGVLNKNIFAKINNRWKTPHINILIIVVVGILLGSTINLVDIASLVNFGALLGFAILNISVIYFYFTNFRKTDIKNKPYTILFYIIIPSLGFVSIVWVFSGLDPQTHRVGLVWVIFGFIYLILNRKQLSKIE
- a CDS encoding class I SAM-dependent methyltransferase, translating into MNKDYAFCFGEEDQSRLEILNDICNAESQAFLSPYIREGMNVLEVGAGHGHMIPWFLDQVGHDGSVTALDADNEQIKVIRSKIDVNKNLLLKVGSVYDLNALNDFDCIYCRFLFMHLDDPDRALKSMISKLNKNGILLLEEPTLSSNFCYPESKQYQEAIKLLLKLGETFKHDYDIGLKLITKVKNLGGFIKSVSFSQPVLYTKERKSILRLSLKSAAEKFINANLIGTQEFEFLLNNIESLETNNDYIFTLSRQTQIVAAKS